In Sphingomonas sp. SORGH_AS_0950, the following are encoded in one genomic region:
- a CDS encoding DUF333 domain-containing protein, whose protein sequence is MKDGYVMDRLAYVATGLLICAGVPALILTSAEAFPQVSVQAPETGACLRTGGVSILVDGTPYCRQPNRPAIDEQHFPRPRPGIAVMSNPASAYCEELGGTLETVDAPDGQTGYCHLPSGAVVEEWALYRGR, encoded by the coding sequence ATGAAGGACGGGTATGTGATGGATCGACTGGCCTATGTCGCGACGGGATTGCTGATATGCGCGGGCGTACCGGCGCTGATCCTGACCAGCGCGGAAGCCTTTCCGCAGGTGAGCGTACAGGCGCCCGAGACCGGGGCGTGCCTCCGCACCGGCGGGGTCAGCATCCTTGTCGACGGCACGCCCTATTGCCGCCAGCCAAATCGCCCCGCCATCGACGAGCAGCATTTCCCCCGGCCACGGCCAGGCATCGCGGTCATGTCCAACCCCGCCAGCGCCTATTGCGAGGAGCTGGGCGGCACGCTGGAGACGGTGGACGCGCCGGACGGCCAGACGGGTTATTGCCATTTGCCGAGCGGCGCGGTGGTCGAGGAATGGGCGCTGTACCGTGGCCGGTAA
- a CDS encoding aminopeptidase P family protein — MSHSARLAALRAELASLGLDGFVVPLTDEHMSEYVGDYAQRLGWLTGFGGSAGSAVVLADKAAIFTDGRYTLQVREQVSGDDYAYIPVPQDSVAGWLGRETAAGQRIGYDPWLHTRQQVADMTAALADRDAELVAVGANPIDAIWTDRPAPSPAVMTVQDDAVAGESAAAKRARIGEWLAEQRADAVVLSALDSIAWTLNVRGTDVAHTPVALSYAIVHADGETDLFVAPDKITPEVRAHLDNAVRLHDRAAFEGYLTGFAGKRVVADPERAVAAIAQALEAGGAKVLALRDPVVLTKAIKNTAEVAGHRAASVRDGAAMVRFLRWVESECPKGGQTELSAAARLLAFREATGLLKDTSFSTISATGAHGASPHYHVTEESNVAIEPGQLFLIDSGGQYQDGTTDITRVMPIGAPTDEMRDRFTRVLKGHIGLATAVFPDGTLGGHLDSLARRPLWEVGLDYAHGTGHGVGAYLSVHEGPQRIAAPNYPGGAAMEPLRAGMMLSNEPGYYKAGEYGIRIENLVLVEPREIAGADRDMLGFETLTLCPIERTLIVADLLTAEERDWLNAYHARVAEVLAAELEGADRDWLLEKCAAI, encoded by the coding sequence ATGTCCCACTCTGCCCGTCTTGCCGCCCTTCGTGCCGAACTGGCATCCCTTGGCCTTGACGGTTTCGTCGTCCCGCTGACCGACGAGCATATGAGCGAATATGTCGGCGACTATGCGCAGCGGCTGGGCTGGCTGACCGGGTTCGGCGGTTCGGCGGGCAGCGCGGTGGTGCTGGCGGACAAGGCGGCGATCTTCACCGACGGGCGCTATACGCTCCAGGTGCGCGAGCAGGTGTCGGGCGACGACTATGCCTATATCCCCGTGCCGCAGGACAGCGTGGCGGGCTGGCTGGGCCGCGAGACGGCGGCGGGGCAGCGGATCGGCTACGACCCGTGGCTGCACACCCGCCAGCAGGTCGCCGACATGACCGCCGCGCTGGCCGACCGCGACGCGGAACTGGTCGCGGTCGGCGCCAATCCGATCGACGCGATCTGGACCGACCGCCCCGCCCCTTCGCCCGCCGTGATGACGGTGCAGGACGATGCGGTGGCGGGCGAGAGCGCGGCGGCCAAGCGCGCGCGGATCGGCGAATGGCTGGCCGAGCAGCGCGCCGATGCGGTGGTGCTGTCGGCGCTGGACTCGATCGCCTGGACGCTCAACGTGCGCGGCACGGACGTCGCGCATACGCCGGTCGCCTTGTCCTATGCGATCGTCCATGCGGATGGCGAGACCGACCTGTTCGTCGCGCCGGACAAGATCACACCCGAGGTCCGCGCGCATCTGGACAATGCGGTGCGGCTGCACGACCGCGCGGCGTTCGAGGGCTATCTGACCGGCTTTGCGGGCAAGCGCGTGGTCGCCGATCCCGAGCGCGCGGTCGCTGCCATCGCGCAAGCGCTGGAGGCGGGCGGGGCCAAGGTGCTGGCGCTTCGCGATCCCGTCGTGCTGACCAAGGCGATCAAGAACACCGCCGAGGTGGCCGGGCACCGGGCCGCCTCGGTCCGGGACGGCGCGGCGATGGTGCGCTTCCTGCGCTGGGTCGAGAGCGAATGCCCCAAGGGCGGGCAGACGGAGCTGTCCGCCGCCGCCCGGCTGCTGGCGTTCCGCGAGGCGACGGGGCTGCTCAAGGACACCAGCTTCTCGACCATCTCGGCGACCGGCGCGCATGGTGCGAGTCCGCATTATCACGTCACCGAGGAGTCCAACGTAGCGATCGAGCCGGGCCAGCTCTTCCTGATCGACTCCGGCGGGCAGTATCAGGACGGCACCACCGACATCACCCGCGTCATGCCGATCGGTGCGCCCACGGACGAGATGCGCGACCGCTTCACCCGCGTGCTGAAGGGGCATATCGGGCTGGCGACGGCGGTGTTTCCGGACGGGACGCTGGGCGGGCACCTCGACTCGCTGGCGCGGCGGCCGCTCTGGGAGGTCGGCCTGGATTATGCGCATGGCACCGGCCACGGCGTCGGCGCATACCTGTCGGTGCATGAGGGGCCGCAGCGTATCGCCGCACCCAACTATCCCGGCGGCGCCGCGATGGAGCCGCTGCGCGCGGGCATGATGCTGTCCAATGAGCCGGGTTATTACAAGGCGGGCGAGTATGGCATCCGCATCGAGAATCTGGTGCTGGTCGAACCGCGTGAGATTGCGGGCGCAGACCGGGACATGCTGGGGTTCGAGACGCTGACCCTGTGCCCGATCGAGCGGACGCTGATCGTGGCGGACCTGCTGACGGCGGAGGAGCGGGATTGGCTCAACGCGTATCATGCGCGGGTGGCGGAGGTTCTGGCGGCCGAGCTGGAGGGCGCGGATCGCGACTGGTTGCTGGAGAAGTGTGCGGCAATCTGA
- a CDS encoding VacJ family lipoprotein, whose amino-acid sequence MIALSLVAILATPSLPVQRSVSLPPDFEAASIAIEDVHAFTPPEAAAAPATDSDAGEAEEIVVTASRHRASDPLRAVNAAAFALSEKVDDAILEPAAHVYEQAAPRPVRTGLRNFFANLREPVAFVNFLLQFKFGKAAETVGRFAINSTIGLAGVVDMARRCPFRLPRRPNGFSDTLGFYGVKQGPFLFLPLLGPTTLRDLVGGAVDGIASPVAIGGPFRNRAYIVISNVVRTLDRRVEMDEELREISEQPDPYAARRDRYLDQREARVRRLKGLGDPDAVVEETPYGQVDPSAPLPACPRRKASHAG is encoded by the coding sequence TTGATCGCATTGTCGCTGGTCGCGATACTGGCGACCCCGTCGCTGCCCGTGCAGCGATCGGTGTCCCTGCCGCCGGATTTCGAGGCGGCCTCGATCGCGATCGAGGATGTCCATGCCTTCACCCCGCCCGAAGCCGCCGCCGCTCCCGCAACCGACAGCGACGCCGGCGAGGCGGAGGAGATCGTGGTGACCGCGAGCCGGCACCGCGCGAGCGATCCGCTGCGCGCGGTGAACGCCGCCGCCTTCGCACTGTCCGAGAAGGTGGACGACGCCATCCTGGAGCCCGCCGCCCATGTCTATGAGCAGGCCGCGCCACGGCCAGTCCGCACCGGGCTGCGCAACTTCTTCGCCAATCTGCGCGAGCCGGTCGCCTTCGTGAACTTCCTCCTTCAGTTCAAGTTCGGCAAGGCGGCGGAGACGGTGGGCCGCTTCGCGATCAACTCGACGATCGGGCTGGCGGGGGTCGTCGACATGGCGCGCCGGTGCCCCTTCCGTCTTCCGCGCCGCCCCAACGGCTTTTCGGACACGCTGGGCTTTTATGGCGTCAAACAGGGACCCTTCCTGTTCCTGCCCCTGCTCGGGCCGACCACCTTGCGCGATCTCGTCGGCGGTGCGGTCGACGGCATCGCTTCGCCGGTCGCGATCGGGGGGCCGTTCCGCAACCGCGCCTATATCGTCATCAGCAACGTCGTGCGGACGCTCGATCGCCGCGTCGAGATGGATGAAGAGTTGCGCGAGATCAGCGAACAGCCCGATCCCTATGCTGCCAGACGGGATCGCTATCTCGACCAGCGCGAGGCGCGGGTGCGGCGATTGAAGGGGCTGGGCGACCCGGACGCCGTGGTGGAGGAAACGCCCTATGGCCAGGTCGATCCGTCCGCGCCCCTCCCTGCCTGCCCGCGCCGGAAGGCCAGCCATGCGGGATGA
- a CDS encoding RNA polymerase sigma factor, whose product MLRQDFCHAGDHAPPPARMPPRRVTAANSFFNDPSLRSSIRFTPIMSVSMSSSGLEAVYLANRDKLVRFLVARGAGDSAEDLVNDLWLKISTLSPGPIANPMSYLFRAADTLMIDRYRARRQAERRDQDWYDLSSDGETSGEPAGERVIGAQQEVTRVAAVLAKLGARRETIFRRARIDGVSQRQIATELGVSLSTVEADLRIATRALIELKEDLR is encoded by the coding sequence ATGCTGCGGCAGGACTTTTGCCATGCAGGGGATCACGCCCCGCCGCCCGCCCGCATGCCTCCGCGGCGGGTGACGGCCGCGAATTCCTTTTTCAACGATCCGTCACTAAGGAGTTCGATACGATTCACTCCCATCATGTCGGTGTCGATGTCATCAAGCGGGCTCGAAGCAGTCTATCTGGCCAACCGCGACAAACTTGTCCGGTTCCTGGTCGCGCGCGGTGCGGGCGATTCCGCCGAAGACCTGGTGAATGATCTTTGGCTAAAGATTTCAACACTTTCGCCGGGACCGATCGCCAATCCCATGTCCTATCTGTTTCGCGCCGCCGATACGTTGATGATCGACCGCTATCGGGCGCGCCGCCAGGCGGAGCGCCGCGACCAGGACTGGTACGACCTGAGCAGCGACGGCGAAACCTCGGGCGAACCGGCGGGCGAGCGGGTGATCGGCGCGCAGCAGGAAGTGACCAGGGTGGCGGCGGTGCTCGCAAAGCTGGGCGCGCGTCGGGAAACGATCTTCCGCCGCGCCCGGATAGACGGCGTGTCGCAACGACAGATCGCGACCGAACTCGGCGTCAGCCTCAGCACGGTGGAGGCGGATCTGCGGATCGCCACGCGCGCATTGATCGAATTGAAGGAAGACCTGCGATGA
- a CDS encoding NAD-glutamate dehydrogenase domain-containing protein, producing the protein MSHPMADAIAARLTQGALPAELQGFGPAEVAAAAAFVAGVAQQRSPGEPSIALEPMSGDDTHRRMRLAIVNDDMPFLVDSIAAMVGADGIAIDRVIHPVLPVTRDAEGQLQAIGTGGRSESFIYLEMERADARDRRGLVDDLRAVLADVRAAVADWSGLQDALAADATTLGEKNGEGAALLLWFLGGKLTLLGHEKWFEDGRDAPALGVARTPHKVPLLADTSRQRALDYFAQGGAAPLLLKSNAISTVHRSVPLDLVLVPVMEEGRVVGLSIHAGLWTSAALASPPHEVPVLRTRLAALQAKFGFDPRGHTGKALTHALTALPHDLVTAFPAEALETLALTAMSLADRPRPELVLIRSVLQRHLFAFVWLPRDELTTARRVAIGDMLGEAANGSLLNWSIALEDGVVALIRYTIDLRQDGRLPDTAALSERLRKMVRGWMPDVEAALAEQVPAPRAARLALRWANGFPTNYRNVSDAAEAAADILRLSSLENEGSRSVRLFPVQPGQDRQLKIYKLNGALPLSDAVPVLENFGFRVIGELPTRLRDDADPFVHDFIVETEATTEPKGAAVLEGAIAAVLEGKAENDAFNRLIVDVGLSPQAVVLFRAWFRYLRQAGLPYGLTTVVDALRRAPKLATALIERFSAAHDPKAQGDIAAADAAIAAGLDAVSAIDDDRILRSFRDMIAATLRTNAFAEAGKEALAFKLDSHRIPGLPAPLPWREVWVYSPRVEGIHLRAGPVARGGLRWSDRRDDFRTEILGLMKAQRVKNAVIVPTGAKGGFYPKQLPSPVTDRDGWAAEGKESYRVFIRALLSITDNIVEGAVVHPAGVRVLDGEDPYFVVAADKGTATFSDVANALALERGFWLGDAFASGGSQGYDHKAMGITAKGAWVSVQRHFAERGVDVQTQPIRVVGCGDMSGDVFGNGMLLSKAIKLVAAFDHRHIFLDPNPDPATSWDERARMFALPRSSWADYDTGLISAGGGVFPRSAKTIPLSDEVREALGITATSLEPAALISAILKAPADLLWFGGIGTYIKAAAENNVQVGDPANDRLRVDAEDLRVTAIGEGANLGVTQAARIAFAERGGRINTDFIDNSAGVDCSDNEVNIKIALNREMIEGRLAEDDRNTLLASMTDDVAHIVLEDNRLQTLGLSIAEADGAGAMPSYVRVIEIFESAGRLDRAVEGLGSNDVLLRRGQDGIPLTRPELAVLLATAKLTLQDAIETSPLALDDELRPDLHAAFPPAMREAFGEAIDQHRLRGEIVATKLANRIVNRLGILHPFELAEEEGAAMADIAAMFVVVERLFDLGGLWTAIETAAMPEAARIALFDEVARATRSQIADLLRAMPAGTAPGAALERLQPGIERLAAETPALLRDEAKAQSARVVAVLEEAGAPAELAARVVRVSELDGAVGLADLGQRLSLDETRLTHAFTRLGQALGLDWAQGQAARINPSDPWERLLIAGLARDFQQQRLDFLGRAGATDPEAAVEAWLERNAARVGQFKAVIDRARLAAQPNAAMLAQIAGQARVLLGR; encoded by the coding sequence ATGTCGCATCCGATGGCCGACGCGATTGCCGCACGGCTGACCCAGGGCGCCCTTCCGGCGGAATTGCAGGGGTTCGGCCCCGCGGAGGTGGCTGCCGCGGCGGCCTTCGTCGCGGGGGTGGCCCAGCAGCGGTCGCCGGGAGAGCCGTCGATCGCGCTGGAGCCGATGTCGGGCGACGACACGCACCGCCGGATGCGGCTGGCCATCGTCAATGACGACATGCCCTTCCTGGTCGATTCGATCGCGGCGATGGTCGGCGCGGACGGAATCGCGATCGACCGGGTGATCCACCCCGTCCTGCCCGTGACCCGCGATGCCGAGGGACAGCTTCAGGCGATCGGCACCGGCGGCCGGTCCGAATCCTTCATCTATCTGGAAATGGAACGCGCCGATGCGCGCGACCGGCGCGGGCTGGTCGACGATCTGCGCGCCGTGCTGGCCGATGTCCGCGCCGCCGTGGCCGACTGGTCGGGGTTGCAGGACGCGCTGGCCGCCGATGCGACCACGCTGGGCGAAAAGAATGGCGAGGGAGCCGCGCTGCTGCTGTGGTTCCTGGGCGGCAAGCTGACGCTGCTGGGCCATGAGAAATGGTTCGAGGATGGCCGCGACGCACCCGCGCTGGGCGTGGCGCGGACGCCGCACAAGGTGCCGCTGCTCGCCGACACCTCGCGTCAGCGGGCGCTGGACTATTTCGCACAAGGTGGGGCGGCGCCATTGCTGCTCAAGTCCAACGCGATCTCGACCGTGCATCGCTCGGTACCGCTCGACCTGGTGCTGGTGCCGGTGATGGAGGAGGGCCGCGTCGTCGGCCTGTCGATCCATGCGGGTCTGTGGACCAGCGCCGCGCTCGCCAGCCCGCCGCATGAGGTGCCGGTGCTGCGCACGCGGCTCGCCGCGCTCCAGGCCAAGTTCGGCTTTGACCCGCGCGGCCATACCGGCAAGGCGCTGACCCATGCGCTGACCGCGTTGCCGCATGATCTGGTCACCGCCTTCCCGGCCGAGGCGCTGGAGACGTTGGCCCTGACCGCCATGTCGCTGGCCGATCGCCCGCGCCCCGAGTTGGTGCTGATCCGGTCGGTGTTGCAGCGCCATCTGTTCGCCTTTGTCTGGCTGCCGCGCGACGAACTGACCACTGCGCGGCGTGTCGCGATCGGCGACATGCTGGGTGAGGCGGCGAACGGCTCGCTGCTCAACTGGTCGATCGCGCTGGAGGACGGCGTCGTCGCGTTGATCCGCTATACGATCGACCTGCGCCAGGACGGCCGCCTGCCCGACACGGCGGCGCTGTCCGAGCGGCTGCGCAAGATGGTGCGCGGCTGGATGCCCGATGTCGAGGCGGCGCTGGCCGAGCAGGTGCCCGCGCCCCGTGCGGCGCGGCTGGCCTTGCGCTGGGCCAATGGCTTCCCGACCAATTACCGCAATGTCAGTGACGCGGCCGAAGCCGCCGCCGACATTCTGCGCCTGTCGTCGCTGGAGAATGAGGGGAGCCGCTCGGTGCGCCTGTTCCCGGTCCAGCCGGGGCAGGACCGCCAGCTGAAGATCTATAAGCTGAACGGCGCGCTGCCTTTGTCGGACGCGGTCCCGGTGCTGGAGAATTTCGGCTTCCGCGTGATCGGCGAGCTGCCGACGCGGCTGCGCGACGATGCCGATCCCTTCGTCCACGACTTCATCGTCGAGACCGAGGCGACCACCGAGCCCAAGGGCGCGGCGGTGCTGGAGGGGGCGATCGCCGCCGTGCTGGAGGGCAAGGCGGAGAATGACGCGTTCAACCGGCTGATCGTCGATGTCGGCCTCAGCCCGCAGGCGGTGGTGCTGTTCCGCGCCTGGTTCCGATACTTGCGCCAGGCTGGGCTGCCTTATGGGCTGACTACCGTGGTCGACGCGCTGCGCCGGGCACCCAAGCTGGCGACCGCGCTGATCGAGCGGTTTAGCGCCGCGCATGATCCCAAGGCGCAGGGCGATATCGCCGCCGCCGATGCCGCGATCGCGGCGGGGCTGGATGCCGTGTCGGCGATCGACGACGACCGTATCCTGCGCAGCTTCCGCGACATGATCGCGGCGACCCTGCGCACCAACGCCTTTGCAGAGGCGGGCAAGGAAGCGCTGGCGTTCAAGCTGGACAGCCACAGGATTCCGGGGCTCCCGGCGCCGCTACCCTGGCGCGAGGTGTGGGTCTATAGCCCCCGTGTCGAGGGCATCCATCTGCGTGCCGGACCCGTCGCGCGCGGCGGGCTTCGCTGGTCGGATCGCCGCGACGATTTCCGCACCGAGATTCTGGGGCTGATGAAGGCGCAGCGGGTGAAGAACGCGGTCATCGTGCCCACGGGCGCGAAGGGCGGTTTCTACCCCAAGCAGCTGCCTTCGCCCGTCACCGACCGTGACGGCTGGGCGGCCGAGGGCAAGGAAAGCTACCGCGTGTTCATCCGCGCGCTGCTGTCGATCACCGACAATATCGTCGAGGGCGCGGTGGTGCACCCGGCGGGCGTGCGCGTGCTGGACGGCGAGGATCCCTATTTCGTCGTTGCCGCCGACAAGGGCACCGCGACCTTCTCCGACGTGGCCAATGCGCTGGCGCTGGAGCGCGGCTTCTGGCTGGGCGACGCCTTCGCCTCCGGGGGCAGCCAGGGTTATGACCACAAGGCGATGGGCATCACCGCCAAGGGCGCCTGGGTCTCGGTCCAGCGCCACTTCGCCGAGCGGGGCGTGGATGTGCAGACCCAGCCCATCCGCGTCGTCGGCTGCGGCGACATGTCGGGCGACGTGTTCGGCAACGGGATGCTGTTGTCCAAGGCGATCAAGCTGGTCGCGGCGTTCGACCATCGCCACATCTTCCTCGATCCGAATCCCGACCCCGCGACGAGCTGGGACGAACGCGCGCGGATGTTCGCGCTGCCCCGGTCGAGCTGGGCGGATTATGATACCGGCCTGATCTCGGCGGGCGGCGGCGTCTTCCCGCGTTCGGCCAAGACCATCCCGCTGTCGGACGAAGTGCGCGAGGCGCTGGGCATCACCGCCACGTCGCTCGAACCGGCGGCGCTGATCTCGGCGATCCTCAAGGCCCCGGCCGACCTGCTTTGGTTCGGCGGCATCGGGACCTACATCAAGGCGGCGGCGGAGAATAACGTCCAGGTCGGCGATCCGGCCAACGATCGGCTGCGCGTCGATGCCGAGGATCTTCGCGTCACCGCCATCGGCGAGGGCGCCAATCTGGGCGTGACGCAAGCCGCGCGCATCGCCTTTGCCGAGCGGGGAGGGCGGATCAACACCGACTTCATCGACAATTCGGCGGGCGTCGACTGTTCGGATAACGAGGTCAACATCAAGATCGCGCTCAACCGCGAGATGATCGAGGGCCGTCTGGCGGAGGACGACCGCAACACGCTGCTGGCGTCGATGACCGATGACGTGGCGCATATCGTGCTGGAGGATAACCGGCTCCAGACGCTCGGCCTGTCGATCGCCGAGGCGGACGGGGCGGGCGCGATGCCCAGCTATGTCCGCGTTATCGAGATCTTCGAGAGCGCCGGACGGCTCGACCGCGCGGTCGAGGGGCTGGGCAGCAACGACGTGTTGCTGCGACGCGGGCAGGACGGGATTCCGCTGACCCGGCCCGAACTGGCGGTGCTGCTGGCGACGGCCAAGCTGACCCTGCAGGACGCGATCGAGACCAGCCCGCTGGCGCTGGACGACGAACTGCGCCCCGATCTGCATGCGGCCTTCCCGCCCGCGATGCGGGAAGCGTTCGGCGAGGCGATCGACCAGCATCGCCTGCGCGGCGAGATCGTCGCGACCAAACTTGCCAACCGCATCGTCAACCGGCTGGGCATCCTCCACCCCTTCGAACTGGCGGAGGAGGAAGGCGCGGCGATGGCCGACATCGCGGCGATGTTCGTCGTGGTCGAGCGGCTGTTCGACTTGGGCGGGCTGTGGACCGCGATCGAGACGGCGGCGATGCCCGAAGCCGCCCGCATCGCGCTGTTCGACGAGGTGGCGCGGGCGACCCGCTCGCAGATCGCCGACCTGCTGCGTGCCATGCCCGCCGGGACCGCACCGGGCGCGGCGCTGGAGCGGTTGCAGCCGGGGATCGAGCGGCTGGCGGCCGAAACGCCCGCGCTGCTGCGCGACGAGGCCAAGGCGCAGAGCGCACGGGTCGTCGCCGTGCTCGAAGAGGCGGGGGCTCCGGCCGAACTCGCGGCGCGGGTGGTGCGGGTGTCCGAACTCGACGGTGCGGTGGGGCTGGCTGATCTGGGCCAGCGTCTGTCGCTGGACGAGACGCGGTTGACCCATGCCTTTACCCGTCTGGGCCAGGCGCTGGGCCTCGACTGGGCACAGGGTCAGGCGGCGCGGATCAACCCCAGCGATCCGTGGGAACGCCTGCTGATCGCAGGGCTGGCGCGCGATTTCCAGCAGCAGCGGCTCGACTTCCTCGGTCGTGCGGGCGCGACCGACCCGGAAGCGGCGGTCGAAGCCTGGCTGGAGCGCAACGCCGCGCGTGTGGGTCAGTTCAAGGCGGTGATCGACCGGGCCCGCCTGGCGGCACAGCCCAACGCCGCGATGCTGGCCCAGATCGCGGGCCAGGCGCGGGTGCTGCTGGGGCGGTAA
- a CDS encoding glycoside hydrolase family 43 protein: MIDRRGILVGAGAAALIGGGGARAAGLDAFRPGEVWNDTKGVAINAHGGGLLRHGGRWWWHGEHKTEGEGGNTALVGVHAYSSTDLVNWRDEGVALSVSDDPASPIARGCILERPKVVYNPRTRKFVMWFHLELKGRGYGAAQAGVALADRPQGPFRFLHAGRVNPGIWPANATAEDKAPGTILARDFPGGQMARDMTVFVDGGTAWHIYASEENATLQIARLAPDWTRHDGYYVRALPDGGNEAPALFKAKGRYYMFASGLTGWRPNPGRVYVANAVTGPWRSLGNPVRGSEVDRKTTFHSQSTFVLPLPPERPGGEPRFIFMADRWRPENAIDGRYIWLPVEWEGETPVLHWRDRWTLADGWKG, from the coding sequence ATGATCGACCGGCGGGGCATCCTGGTGGGGGCGGGCGCGGCGGCGCTGATCGGGGGCGGTGGCGCGCGGGCGGCCGGGCTGGACGCCTTCCGCCCCGGAGAGGTGTGGAACGACACGAAGGGGGTGGCGATCAACGCCCATGGCGGCGGGCTGTTGCGGCACGGCGGACGCTGGTGGTGGCATGGCGAGCACAAGACCGAGGGCGAAGGCGGCAATACCGCGCTGGTCGGCGTCCATGCCTATAGCTCGACCGATCTGGTGAACTGGCGCGACGAAGGGGTTGCGCTGTCCGTGTCCGACGATCCCGCCAGCCCGATCGCGCGGGGCTGTATCCTGGAACGGCCCAAGGTCGTCTATAATCCGCGCACCCGCAAATTCGTGATGTGGTTCCATCTGGAACTCAAGGGGCGGGGATATGGCGCCGCGCAGGCGGGCGTCGCCTTGGCCGACCGGCCGCAGGGGCCGTTCCGCTTCCTGCACGCTGGCCGGGTCAATCCCGGCATCTGGCCCGCCAACGCGACGGCCGAGGACAAGGCGCCCGGCACGATCCTGGCGCGCGACTTTCCCGGCGGGCAGATGGCGCGCGACATGACCGTCTTCGTCGACGGCGGCACCGCGTGGCACATCTATGCCTCGGAAGAGAATGCGACGCTGCAGATCGCGCGGCTGGCGCCCGACTGGACCCGGCATGACGGCTATTATGTCCGCGCGCTGCCCGATGGCGGGAACGAGGCACCCGCGCTCTTCAAGGCGAAGGGGCGCTATTACATGTTCGCCTCGGGCCTGACCGGGTGGAGGCCCAATCCGGGGCGGGTCTATGTCGCGAACGCGGTGACGGGGCCGTGGCGCTCGCTGGGCAATCCGGTGCGTGGTAGCGAGGTGGACCGGAAGACGACCTTCCACTCGCAATCGACCTTCGTCCTGCCGCTGCCGCCCGAGCGGCCGGGGGGCGAGCCGCGCTTCATCTTCATGGCGGATCGCTGGCGGCCGGAAAATGCGATCGACGGGCGCTATATCTGGCTGCCGGTGGAATGGGAGGGCGAGACACCCGTACTGCACTGGCGCGATCGTTGGACGCTGGCGGACGGGTGGAAGGGTTAA
- a CDS encoding FecR family protein — MTGRKVEDHALDWAIRVADPDFDDWDGLTAWLEADPRNPDRYDDATVAIAEARDRVAALPVHTAPAPATPVQPVPVAANDAGAARRGYWRWGGGAVAAMLAVVVGTSVWNGRSQPYAVETRPGEQRAIALADGSQIIMAGGSRVTLDRANARVAVADRGEMLFRVRHDAAHPFRVTAGETTMVDLGTVFDVKRDPQRTRVAVAEGAVMIDPKGAGLRLDPGQAVVVTGGRSFRRERAEDVGGWREGRVTFDGASLSDVARDLSRQMGHAVRADASVADRLFSGTVDLRSLNDDPALLGRLLAVNVRTDGQTWVLGGDR; from the coding sequence ATGACCGGCAGGAAGGTCGAGGACCATGCACTGGATTGGGCCATCCGTGTCGCCGATCCCGATTTCGACGATTGGGACGGGCTGACCGCATGGCTGGAAGCCGATCCGCGGAACCCGGACCGGTATGACGATGCGACGGTGGCCATCGCCGAGGCACGAGACCGCGTCGCGGCCCTGCCCGTCCACACGGCCCCCGCCCCAGCCACGCCCGTCCAGCCCGTGCCGGTCGCCGCCAATGATGCCGGCGCGGCGCGGCGTGGCTATTGGCGCTGGGGCGGCGGGGCCGTCGCCGCGATGCTGGCCGTGGTCGTCGGCACCTCGGTCTGGAACGGCCGGTCGCAACCCTATGCGGTGGAAACCCGCCCCGGCGAGCAGCGCGCGATCGCGCTGGCCGATGGCAGCCAGATCATCATGGCGGGCGGCTCGCGCGTGACGCTGGACCGCGCAAACGCACGGGTGGCGGTCGCGGATCGTGGCGAGATGCTGTTCCGGGTCCGGCATGACGCGGCGCATCCCTTCCGGGTGACCGCCGGGGAGACGACGATGGTCGATCTGGGCACCGTCTTCGACGTGAAGCGCGATCCGCAGCGGACGCGCGTCGCGGTGGCGGAGGGCGCGGTGATGATCGATCCGAAGGGCGCGGGGCTTCGGCTCGATCCCGGTCAGGCGGTGGTGGTGACGGGCGGCCGCTCCTTCCGTCGCGAGCGCGCCGAGGATGTCGGGGGCTGGCGCGAAGGGCGGGTGACCTTCGACGGCGCATCCCTGTCCGACGTCGCCCGCGATCTCAGCCGTCAGATGGGCCATGCCGTGCGCGCCGACGCCTCCGTCGCCGATCGGCTGTTCAGCGGCACGGTCGATCTCCGCTCGCTGAACGACGATCCGGCGCTGCTGGGTCGCCTGCTGGCGGTGAATGTCCGGACGGACGGCCAGACCTGGGTGCTGGGCGGCGATCGGTGA